Proteins encoded by one window of Dryocola sp. LX212:
- a CDS encoding DUF1435 domain-containing protein, whose protein sequence is MLHRQLGSAWGVIVPGLIVAVLIWMDLSFSQWRVLVVLGLVASAGMLYHKRLRHYVLLPSGIAFASGIALVMMTIWR, encoded by the coding sequence ATGTTACATCGACAGCTTGGAAGTGCCTGGGGAGTTATCGTGCCGGGTTTAATTGTCGCCGTGCTGATTTGGATGGATCTGTCATTCAGCCAGTGGCGGGTGCTGGTTGTGCTGGGGCTGGTAGCTTCGGCGGGCATGTTGTATCACAAGCGGTTGCGCCATTACGTACTGCTGCCATCGGGCATTGCGTTCGCCAGCGGGATCGCTCTGGTGATGATGACTATCTGGAGATAA